The Ktedonobacterales bacterium genome has a window encoding:
- a CDS encoding ADP-ribosylation factor-like protein: protein MSLINMAKREINCKIVYYGIGLCGKTTNLHYIHKTVNPRDVGDMVSIDTETERTLYFDLLPLELGRVHGFQIRFQLYTVPGQVLYQQTRISVLKGADCVVFVVDSAQDKLQENQESWSELNEQLANMGKDVREFPIVMQWNKRDLPDALPKYTLEQYLNSYRLPSFEAVAVSGRGVIETLRTSVNLTLRRLERQ from the coding sequence ATGTCACTCATCAACATGGCGAAGCGGGAGATTAACTGCAAAATTGTCTATTATGGGATTGGCCTCTGTGGCAAGACGACCAATCTCCATTATATCCACAAGACAGTGAACCCACGCGACGTTGGCGATATGGTGTCCATTGATACAGAAACGGAGCGCACGCTCTACTTTGACTTGCTCCCCCTGGAATTGGGGAGAGTACATGGGTTTCAGATTCGCTTTCAGTTATATACCGTACCCGGCCAGGTGCTCTACCAGCAGACACGCATCTCCGTCCTCAAAGGCGCTGATTGTGTCGTCTTCGTCGTTGATTCTGCCCAGGATAAGCTGCAAGAGAACCAGGAGAGCTGGAGCGAACTCAATGAGCAGCTAGCGAACATGGGCAAAGACGTGCGCGAGTTTCCCATCGTGATGCAGTGGAATAAGCGCGACCTGCCCGACGCTCTGCCCAAATACACGCTCGAACAATATCTGAACTCCTATCGTCTGCCCAGTTTTGAGGCCGTTGCCGTGAGTGGGAGAGGGGTTATCGAGACGCTGCGCACATCAGTCAACCTGACCCTTCGCCGCCTGGAACGCCAATGA